The genomic segment TTTACTCCGTCCTTTTTATTTTATCATACTGATAAATTTCATTTTTTATAGCCTCCCATATCGGATCTGACTTAACGACAAAAACATTTCGCAGATGATCATAATCAACACAAGGATTGATGTAAACTCTTTTAAAAACTTCTCCACCTTTCGCTTTTTCTATTTTTTCTGCAAATCCAATTTTCAAACCTCTCGGATAAATGCCGCCTAAACCTGTGGTAATAAACAAATCGCCGGAATCTATGGAAGCAACGCTACGCATGTCTGAAAAAAGCGTTCCATCGGTTTTTGAAGAAAAAATTCCAACCGCACCGGATTTTTCGTGTTCAATACTAATATATTCGTCGGAAGCATAAAGCATTCTGATTTGCGATGTTAACGGAAGCGCCGTAATTACTTTTCCTACAACTCCGTTATTTGATATTACAGGCATTGACGCTTTTATTCCATGGTTTGTCCCGATATTTATAATAGCCGTTCTGTAAAGGAATGACGGTTCTCTTGCCACAATTTCGGCAGAAACAATCTCAAATTGCGATAAATCGTCAGACTTCACATCGTTTACTACCGCTGTGTCTAATTTTTTACGAAACATTGCGTTTTCCATTTCCGAAACAATAATTTTTTCACGCAATTTTTTGTTTTCGTCAAAAACGTCATTTAGCTGATAAAAAGTTCCAATAACAAGTTGAGCCGGAGAAAACAAAGTCAATGTAAGCGTTTTGACCATATTTTGCTGTTTTTGCTTATCCGCCGAAATCATAAGCAACGACATAAGTATCGTAAGTATAAGCGATGTCACATTACGATGTGAGACAATAAACTGCCATATCCAATGCACAAAATTTCCTTTAACGAATATTTCGGCTACTGCCTAATAATACCTGCGAATATTTATCCATATTCTCGGCTACTATCAACGCTCCGCGCGCCACTCTTTTAAGCGGATCATCAATAACGCACACCGGAAGATTTGTTTCTCTGCGAATCCTTTCGTCAAGTCCTCTCAAAAGCGAACTTCCGCCGGTCATAATTATCCCTTTATCAAGAATATCCGAAGATAACTCCGGAGGAGTTTTTTCAAGAGTGTTCAAAACCGCTTTAATAATATCGTCAACCGGAGTTTTCAACGCCTCGCGAATTTCAACAGAAGTAATTCTCATTTCTCGCGGAATACCTACGACAACATCATGACCGCGCACTTCCATTTCCAATTCTTCCGCAAGTTCAAACGCAGAACCGACTTTTTTCTTAACGTATTCCGCCGTACTTTCCCCAATTAAAAGATTGTACGTCTTTTTCATATATTCAACAATCGACCTATCAAATTCGTCACCGCCGACTTTCTCCGACAAGTCGCAAACCATTCCACCCATTGAAATAACGGCGATTTCCGCAGTCCCGCCGCCAATATCAATTATCATATTTCCACTGCTTTCAAGAACCGGCACATCCATGCCTATCGCCGCCGCCATCGGTTCGGCAATCAAACGCGCTTCCATAATTCCCGCTCTTTCGGCAGAATCCAAAACCGCCCTTTGTTCCGCCTTGGTAATTCCGGATGGAACTCCTATTACCGCACGAGTTCTTCCGAATAATTTATTAAGCTGCGCTTTTTGAATAAAATAACGAAGCATTTCTTCAACCAAATCAATATCAGCGATAACGCCGTCTCTCATAGGACGAACCGCTGCAATTTTTCCGGGCGTTCTTCCAAGCATTTTTTTCGCTTCCGCCCCTATTTCAAGAATTTCACCGGTCGCTTTGTCAATCGCCACTACAGAGGGGTCGTCCACCAAAAGTCCGCGTCCTTTTGCGTAAACTAAAGTATTTGCTGTTCCTAAATCAATACCGAGAACCGTTCCAAATTCGAAAAAAGCCATAAAAATATCTCCGTTAAATTTTTTTCCGTTTTACACGCGGATAAAATAATTTTTCGCAAATATAAGTGAAGAAAAAAAAAGCAGTTTTGTGAAATTATTTTGAAATGTAATCTTCATTCGTAGGCATACCGTTTAACGCATCGACTGCTAATTGCGGAATTATCACAGCGTCTTCGACTATCAAGCCGTCTCGCAGACGTATATGACGCGAACAAAACGAAGCGATGTCGGATTCGTGCGTAACAAAACAAATCGTTTTCCCTTTGCCGTTCAACTCCTGAAAAAGCGTCATAATTTCATAACTTGTGCGCGTATCTAAATTCCCCGTCGCCTCATCGGCAAAAATAACGACCGGATCATTCACCAGCGCCCGTGCAATCGCTACTCTTTGTTGCTGCCCGCCGGAAAGTTGAGCCGGAGTATGATGCATTCTATCCTGCAATTTTACCATTTCAAGCGCGTACTGCGCTCTTTCACGACGTTCTTTGTTATGGATTTCGTGGTTGTAAAACAGCGGAAGTTCGACATTTTCAAGTGCGCTTGTACGCGGCAGCAGGTTATACGCTTGAAAAACAAATCCAATCAAGGAATTTCTGATTTGCGCCAACTCATGAAGATTTGACGCCGAAACAAGAGTATCCGCAAGTTTGTATGAACCGCTTGTAGGACGATCCAAACACCCTAAAATATTGAGAAGCGTGGTTTTACCGGAACCGCTCGTCCCCATTAAAGCCGCAAATTCGCCTTCATAAATCGTGAAAGCGATTCCTTTTAAAGCGCGTACTATTTCTTCGGCAAGACGAAATTCCCGCACAATATTATCAACGGTTATACACGCTTTTTTCATCTCTACATCCCTCTGACAAGCGGATTTCTACTTTGTTGAGCCGGTTTCTTTTTCACACTTTGGTCAACCTCAATTAAAATCACTTCGTCACCCTCTTTAAGTCCGCTTTTTACCTCAATTAAAGAACTTGAACGCTCGCCTGTTTCAATTACTTTTTCTATGAGAATTCCATTTTCCAAAACCCAAACACTTGACTGGCGTTTTCTCATTTGACCGGCGGCGGCACCGAAATTACCGCCGCCGCTCCTTTGCGGCGAAAGATTTTGTGGATTCTGTGCACTTTGCCGATTGTCCGCCGGCACGTCTTTATTTTTAGACGGCTTGAATCTCAACGCTCTTGCGGGAATTACTAAAACGTCTTCCGCACCGCTGGTAATAATCTCCGCAGTCGCGGTCATTCCGGGAAACAAGAGACGTTTTTGATTATTAGTGTTAATGACCACCGGATAAGTTACCGCGTTGGCTTCGGATTTCGGTTGAACCCTTATAGTTTGCACCACCCCGTTAAAAATACTGTCCGCCCATGCATCGACCGAAAATTTTACGTTCATTCCCTCTTTAATCTGTCCGATGTCCGCTTCGTCCACATCCGCCAAAACCCGCATTTTCGTTAAATCACGCGCTATCGTAAAAAGCGTGGGTGCGTTAAACGACGCCGCGACGGTCTGTCCCTGTTCCACTAAACGCGATA from the Chitinispirillales bacterium genome contains:
- a CDS encoding rod shape-determining protein, with the translated sequence MAFFEFGTVLGIDLGTANTLVYAKGRGLLVDDPSVVAIDKATGEILEIGAEAKKMLGRTPGKIAAVRPMRDGVIADIDLVEEMLRYFIQKAQLNKLFGRTRAVIGVPSGITKAEQRAVLDSAERAGIMEARLIAEPMAAAIGMDVPVLESSGNMIIDIGGGTAEIAVISMGGMVCDLSEKVGGDEFDRSIVEYMKKTYNLLIGESTAEYVKKKVGSAFELAEELEMEVRGHDVVVGIPREMRITSVEIREALKTPVDDIIKAVLNTLEKTPPELSSDILDKGIIMTGGSSLLRGLDERIRRETNLPVCVIDDPLKRVARGALIVAENMDKYSQVLLGSSRNIR
- the mreC gene encoding rod shape-determining protein MreC, which gives rise to MHWIWQFIVSHRNVTSLILTILMSLLMISADKQKQQNMVKTLTLTLFSPAQLVIGTFYQLNDVFDENKKLREKIIVSEMENAMFRKKLDTAVVNDVKSDDLSQFEIVSAEIVAREPSFLYRTAIINIGTNHGIKASMPVISNNGVVGKVITALPLTSQIRMLYASDEYISIEHEKSGAVGIFSSKTDGTLFSDMRSVASIDSGDLFITTGLGGIYPRGLKIGFAEKIEKAKGGEVFKRVYINPCVDYDHLRNVFVVKSDPIWEAIKNEIYQYDKIKRTE
- a CDS encoding efflux RND transporter periplasmic adaptor subunit translates to MKKAIVVAAVVGVILGTFFFVKSQKTQKFRYETTKVGIGNITNTITATGKIQPLEQVEISTQVSGTIDSIFVDFNDEVKANQIIAVLDKSVLELQVSQSNAALSSAQSEYRYRKNLFERAEILKNKSMISADDYDLIKYNYERSQNTLETAKIDNNRAKTNLSYAIIRSPIDGVVLSRLVEQGQTVAASFNAPTLFTIARDLTKMRVLADVDEADIGQIKEGMNVKFSVDAWADSIFNGVVQTIRVQPKSEANAVTYPVVINTNNQKRLLFPGMTATAEIITSGAEDVLVIPARALRFKPSKNKDVPADNRQSAQNPQNLSPQRSGGGNFGAAAGQMRKRQSSVWVLENGILIEKVIETGERSSSLIEVKSGLKEGDEVILIEVDQSVKKKPAQQSRNPLVRGM
- a CDS encoding ABC transporter ATP-binding protein; translated protein: MKKACITVDNIVREFRLAEEIVRALKGIAFTIYEGEFAALMGTSGSGKTTLLNILGCLDRPTSGSYKLADTLVSASNLHELAQIRNSLIGFVFQAYNLLPRTSALENVELPLFYNHEIHNKERRERAQYALEMVKLQDRMHHTPAQLSGGQQQRVAIARALVNDPVVIFADEATGNLDTRTSYEIMTLFQELNGKGKTICFVTHESDIASFCSRHIRLRDGLIVEDAVIIPQLAVDALNGMPTNEDYISK